A portion of the Thermoanaerobaculum aquaticum genome contains these proteins:
- the gcvPA gene encoding aminomethyl-transferring glycine dehydrogenase subunit GcvPA → MHRYQPGAGDRQRILQFLGLKSPEELFAAIPQEVRVGELPLPLGMAEEEVRRVFREWAAANVTAEEKVSFLGAGVYRHVVPAVMDAVLSRAEFFTAYTPYQPEVSQGTLQAIFEFQTYVCLLTEMPVANASLYDGATAVVEAVLMAARLRPEKRKVFVSRLIHPDYLATLRTYAEAAELELLELPWDGAGRTDLSQIHPEEAVAVVVQSPNVLGVVEDLAAVKKASGEALSVQVVAEATSLGLLAPGGRFGFDVVCGDMQAFGLPPSFGGPHVGFFATRKEYLRQMPGRLVGQTVDADGQRAFVLTLSTREQHIRRAKATSNICTNHSLMALGVTVVLSLLGKKGVRELALASHAKAEYLKKRLASLAPKVQLAFPESPTYNEFLLLHGEPEKLLARLSEEGILGGVATSRLASYLPPGVLVAVTEKNTREECDRLVDALGRLA, encoded by the coding sequence ATGCACCGGTACCAGCCGGGGGCGGGGGATCGCCAGCGCATCCTTCAGTTTCTTGGCTTGAAATCCCCGGAAGAGCTCTTCGCGGCCATTCCCCAGGAGGTCAGAGTTGGCGAGCTGCCCTTGCCTTTGGGCATGGCGGAGGAGGAAGTCCGCAGGGTTTTCCGGGAGTGGGCGGCAGCCAACGTCACCGCCGAAGAGAAGGTGAGCTTCCTGGGCGCCGGGGTTTACCGGCACGTGGTGCCGGCGGTGATGGACGCGGTGCTTTCCCGGGCTGAGTTCTTCACGGCGTACACCCCTTACCAGCCCGAGGTCAGCCAGGGCACGCTGCAGGCCATTTTCGAGTTTCAAACCTACGTGTGTTTGCTCACCGAAATGCCGGTGGCCAACGCTTCCCTTTACGACGGTGCCACCGCCGTGGTGGAAGCCGTGCTCATGGCCGCCCGCCTGCGGCCGGAAAAGCGCAAGGTTTTTGTTTCCCGGCTTATCCACCCCGATTACCTGGCCACCCTGCGCACCTACGCGGAAGCGGCGGAGCTGGAGCTTTTAGAGCTTCCCTGGGATGGGGCCGGTCGCACTGACCTGAGCCAGATTCATCCTGAAGAAGCGGTGGCGGTGGTGGTGCAGTCCCCCAACGTTTTGGGGGTCGTTGAGGATCTGGCGGCGGTGAAGAAGGCTTCCGGTGAGGCGCTTTCGGTGCAGGTGGTGGCGGAAGCCACCTCCCTGGGGCTTTTGGCCCCCGGCGGCCGCTTTGGTTTTGACGTGGTTTGTGGGGACATGCAGGCCTTTGGGCTGCCTCCCTCCTTTGGTGGCCCCCATGTGGGCTTTTTTGCCACCCGTAAAGAGTACCTCCGGCAAATGCCGGGAAGGCTGGTAGGGCAGACCGTGGACGCCGACGGACAGAGGGCGTTTGTGCTCACGCTTTCCACCCGCGAGCAACACATCCGCCGCGCCAAGGCCACCTCAAACATCTGCACGAACCATTCCCTCATGGCCCTGGGGGTTACGGTGGTGCTTTCGCTTCTGGGCAAAAAGGGGGTCCGCGAGCTGGCGTTGGCCTCCCACGCCAAGGCCGAGTACCTGAAGAAGCGCCTGGCCTCGCTGGCCCCCAAGGTGCAGCTGGCCTTCCCTGAAAGCCCCACGTACAACGAGTTTTTGCTCCTCCATGGGGAGCCGGAAAAGCTTTTGGCGCGGCTTTCCGAGGAAGGGATCCTGGGGGGCGTGGCCACCAGCCGGCTGGCTTCCTACCTGCCCCCGGGTGTCTTGGTGGCCGTCACCGAAAAGAACACCAGGGAGGAGTGCGATCGTTTGGTGGACGCATTGGGGAGGCTGGCATGA
- a CDS encoding aminotransferase class I/II-fold pyridoxal phosphate-dependent enzyme, whose translation MDIFQKCYDFRDADEVKQAGLYSYFRMISSAQEPVVMMNGREVVMLGSNNYLGLTNHPEVKKAAQEAVAKYGTGCAGSRFLNGTLDIHVQLEEKLAQFMRKEAALTFSTGFQVNLGTVSCLVERGDIVYLDKLDHACIIDGARLGFGTVVKYEHNDVADLDRRLSLKDPSRGALVVVDGVFSMEGDIVNLPGLVEVCQKHGARLMVDNAHGIGVLGEHGRGTAEHFGLEDKVDLIMGTFSKSLASVGGFIAGEERVINWIKHRARSLIFSAAPPPASVAAVLKAVEIIEREPERRAKLWENTAFMKRELANLGFDTGDSQTPVIPVVVGEDRLAFFMAKRLEEEGVFVNPVISPAVPPGRALLRTSYMATHTREHLERALAAFAKVGREVGLIP comes from the coding sequence GTGGACATTTTTCAAAAGTGCTACGACTTCCGCGATGCCGATGAGGTAAAACAGGCCGGGCTTTACAGCTACTTTCGCATGATCTCCTCGGCCCAGGAACCGGTGGTGATGATGAACGGCCGGGAGGTGGTAATGCTGGGCTCCAACAACTACCTGGGGCTCACCAACCACCCGGAGGTGAAAAAGGCGGCTCAGGAAGCCGTGGCCAAGTACGGCACGGGTTGTGCCGGGTCACGGTTTTTGAACGGCACCCTGGATATTCACGTGCAGCTGGAGGAAAAGCTGGCGCAGTTCATGCGCAAGGAAGCAGCTTTGACCTTTTCCACCGGCTTTCAGGTGAATCTCGGCACGGTTTCCTGCCTGGTGGAGCGGGGGGACATCGTTTACCTCGACAAGCTGGACCACGCCTGCATCATTGACGGGGCGCGGCTGGGTTTTGGCACCGTGGTGAAGTACGAGCACAACGACGTGGCCGATTTGGACCGCCGCTTGTCCCTCAAGGACCCTTCCCGCGGCGCTCTGGTGGTGGTGGATGGTGTTTTCTCCATGGAGGGCGACATCGTCAACCTCCCGGGCCTGGTAGAGGTTTGCCAAAAGCACGGCGCCCGCCTCATGGTGGACAACGCCCACGGCATTGGCGTTTTGGGGGAGCACGGGCGCGGCACCGCCGAGCACTTTGGCCTTGAGGACAAGGTGGACCTCATCATGGGCACCTTCTCCAAGTCGCTGGCTTCGGTGGGAGGGTTCATTGCCGGCGAGGAGAGGGTCATCAACTGGATCAAGCACCGCGCCCGCTCGTTGATCTTTTCGGCGGCTCCCCCACCGGCCTCGGTGGCGGCGGTGCTCAAAGCCGTGGAGATCATCGAGCGCGAGCCGGAACGCCGGGCCAAGCTGTGGGAAAACACCGCCTTCATGAAGCGTGAGCTGGCCAACTTGGGTTTTGACACCGGCGACTCCCAAACCCCGGTGATTCCGGTGGTGGTGGGTGAAGACCGCCTGGCGTTCTTCATGGCCAAACGCCTGGAGGAGGAAGGGGTGTTTGTGAACCCCGTGATTTCCCCGGCGGTGCCTCCCGGCCGCGCGTTGCTCCGCACCTCCTACATGGCCACCCACACCCGGGAGCATTTGGAAAGAGCGTTGGCGGCGTTTGCCAAAGTGGGCCGCGAGGTGGGCTTGATCCCATGA
- the gcvH gene encoding glycine cleavage system protein GcvH codes for MARPENLLYSKTHEWVRVDGDIATVGITDYAQEQLGDVVMVDFPAVGKAVQAGQEMGTVESVKAVSEVFSPVSGEVVEVNGELEAHPELVNQDPFGSGWLVKIKVSQVPSDLMDAKAYEQFVQEEGGH; via the coding sequence ATGGCACGACCGGAAAACCTTCTCTACAGCAAGACCCACGAATGGGTGCGGGTAGATGGGGACATCGCCACGGTGGGGATTACCGACTACGCCCAGGAGCAGCTGGGCGACGTGGTGATGGTGGATTTCCCCGCCGTGGGCAAGGCGGTGCAAGCCGGGCAGGAAATGGGCACGGTGGAGTCGGTAAAGGCGGTTTCCGAGGTGTTTTCGCCGGTTTCGGGGGAAGTGGTGGAGGTCAACGGCGAACTGGAAGCGCACCCCGAGCTGGTCAACCAGGACCCCTTTGGCTCCGGATGGCTGGTCAAGATTAAGGTGAGCCAGGTCCCTTCGGACCTCATGGATGCCAAAGCCTACGAGCAGTTTGTCCAGGAGGAAGGGGGTCATTGA
- the gcvPB gene encoding aminomethyl-transferring glycine dehydrogenase subunit GcvPB: MKGKSLRAREALIFERSTPGTVGYQLPAFDVEPVDPAKTLGAELVRGEIADLPEVSEVEVVRHFHRLSQWNYAVDEGLYPLGSCTMKYNPRINEELARLSGFAQVHPLQPESEVQGALRLMWELEQALIGITGMARVTLQPAAGAHGELAGMLMIRKALEDRGEGRRTVLIPDSAHGTNPASAVFAGFKVKEIASTSAGTLDVDALRRELESGDVAALMITVPNTLGVFEPEIAKAAAMLHEKGAFLYMDGANLNAFVGVASPGKMGADALHINLHKTFSTPHGGGGPGAGPVAVSRLLEPYLPVPVVEKRQGVFTLDYDRPKSIGKVRSFYGNFGIMVRALAYILSLGRNGLKAMTEAAVLNANYLRRALAEHYHLPYQSPTLHEVVFDDSRQKPFGVSNIDIAKRLLDYGFHAPTVSFPLIVHGALMIEPTDSESLAELEAFVEAMKAIAQEARENPELLKTAPHTTPVRRLDEVRAARQPILRWYPQGAESP, translated from the coding sequence ATGAAGGGGAAATCCTTGCGGGCCCGGGAAGCCCTGATCTTTGAGCGTTCCACGCCGGGAACCGTGGGTTACCAGCTTCCGGCCTTCGACGTGGAGCCGGTGGACCCCGCCAAGACGCTAGGTGCCGAGCTGGTGCGCGGGGAAATTGCAGACCTCCCCGAAGTTTCGGAGGTGGAGGTGGTCCGTCACTTCCACCGCCTCTCCCAGTGGAACTACGCCGTGGATGAGGGACTTTACCCCCTGGGCTCCTGCACCATGAAGTACAACCCCCGCATCAACGAGGAGCTGGCCCGGCTTTCCGGCTTTGCCCAGGTGCACCCCCTGCAACCGGAAAGCGAGGTGCAGGGTGCCTTGCGGCTCATGTGGGAGCTGGAGCAGGCGCTCATTGGCATAACCGGCATGGCCCGGGTCACCCTGCAGCCAGCAGCCGGTGCTCACGGTGAGCTCGCCGGCATGCTCATGATCCGCAAGGCGCTGGAAGACCGGGGTGAGGGCCGGCGCACGGTGCTGATCCCCGACTCCGCCCACGGCACCAACCCCGCTTCGGCGGTTTTTGCCGGGTTCAAGGTCAAAGAAATTGCCTCCACTTCAGCGGGAACTCTGGATGTGGACGCCCTGAGGCGGGAGCTGGAAAGCGGGGACGTAGCGGCGCTCATGATTACGGTGCCCAACACGTTGGGGGTTTTTGAGCCGGAAATTGCCAAAGCTGCCGCCATGCTGCACGAAAAGGGCGCCTTTCTTTACATGGATGGTGCCAACCTCAACGCCTTCGTGGGGGTTGCTTCCCCAGGGAAAATGGGCGCTGACGCCCTGCACATTAATCTGCACAAGACCTTTTCCACCCCTCACGGTGGAGGGGGGCCGGGAGCGGGACCGGTGGCGGTTTCCCGCCTTTTGGAGCCGTACCTGCCGGTACCGGTGGTGGAAAAGCGCCAGGGCGTGTTCACCCTGGACTACGACCGCCCCAAGAGCATTGGCAAGGTTCGCTCCTTTTACGGCAACTTCGGCATCATGGTGCGGGCCCTGGCCTATATCCTCTCCCTGGGGCGGAACGGGCTTAAGGCCATGACCGAAGCGGCGGTCCTGAACGCCAACTACCTGCGGCGGGCCCTTGCGGAGCACTACCACCTGCCCTACCAAAGCCCCACCTTGCACGAAGTGGTGTTTGACGACTCCCGGCAAAAGCCCTTCGGTGTTTCCAACATTGACATTGCTAAAAGGCTTCTGGACTACGGTTTCCACGCACCCACCGTGTCCTTCCCGCTCATCGTGCACGGGGCGCTGATGATCGAACCCACCGACAGCGAAAGCTTGGCCGAGCTGGAGGCTTTTGTGGAAGCCATGAAGGCCATTGCCCAGGAAGCCAGGGAAAACCCCGAGCTTTTGAAAACCGCGCCCCACACCACGCCGGTGCGCCGCTTGGACGAGGTCCGGGCCGCCCGGCAACCGATCCTGCGCTGGTACCCCCAGGGCGCGGAAAGCCCCTAA
- a CDS encoding 6-pyruvoyl trahydropterin synthase family protein, translated as MGSFRVAKQFTFDAGHRLVSHPELCRHLHGHTYRVEVVLEAPSLDPNAMVCDYKALSLLVRSVLAPLDHAMILWREDPLRGVLEQAGERVVVLDAEPSAEVLAQHLFSEIKKVLAQAAAEPQRVAPYRWRPEIRLVSVRLWETPTTWAEYSEA; from the coding sequence ATGGGAAGCTTTCGGGTTGCCAAGCAGTTCACCTTTGACGCCGGGCATCGGCTCGTTTCCCACCCCGAGCTTTGCCGCCACCTGCACGGCCACACCTATCGGGTGGAGGTGGTGCTGGAGGCGCCCTCTTTGGACCCCAACGCCATGGTTTGCGACTACAAGGCCCTTTCGCTATTGGTGCGTTCGGTCCTGGCCCCCCTGGATCACGCCATGATCCTTTGGCGGGAGGACCCCCTTCGCGGGGTTCTGGAGCAAGCCGGGGAAAGGGTGGTTGTCCTGGATGCGGAGCCCAGCGCCGAGGTTTTAGCTCAGCACCTCTTTTCCGAGATCAAAAAGGTGCTGGCCCAGGCTGCCGCCGAGCCGCAGCGGGTGGCCCCCTACCGCTGGCGCCCGGAAATCCGACTGGTTTCGGTTCGCCTTTGGGAAACCCCCACCACCTGGGCGGAGTACAGCGAAGCATGA
- a CDS encoding NAD-dependent epimerase/dehydratase family protein, with the protein MSASLEKSLPPPLDVQDLTALCAAIPQPIGVTGATGFVGSHLLEALVAGGAAVRLLVRDPKKLPTALASQVEVVVGDLGDDAALQQFAAGLGTVLHLAGLVRARREEQFVAANAVGTAKLVAALEKTAAKPRFVYVSSLAAAGPSPNPEGRAPEDPPAPISAYGRSKLAGERAVAGYGGSWVILRPPAIYGPRDRDVLQFFKMASQGWLFYPRGERYITVAFVGDVVLAVLRAAASSRSGSIFHLGEPTPYPMGVLLQTLVEAGKVRARVVPLPGLIFRVAGLVGDGLHLLGFRDVPMTSDKASELLARHWTAQTRSSLSALELPEPVPFRQGAVLTWAWYRREGWLPHGKI; encoded by the coding sequence ATGAGCGCAAGCCTGGAAAAAAGCCTTCCCCCTCCGCTGGACGTGCAGGACCTGACGGCCCTTTGCGCGGCCATCCCTCAGCCCATTGGCGTCACGGGTGCTACAGGGTTCGTGGGTAGCCACCTTCTTGAAGCGCTGGTGGCCGGCGGTGCAGCGGTACGGCTTTTGGTGCGGGACCCCAAGAAGCTGCCCACGGCTTTGGCTTCCCAGGTGGAAGTGGTGGTGGGCGATTTGGGCGATGACGCTGCTTTGCAGCAGTTTGCGGCGGGTTTGGGGACGGTGCTGCACCTGGCCGGGCTGGTGCGTGCCCGGCGGGAGGAGCAGTTCGTTGCGGCCAACGCGGTGGGGACAGCCAAGTTAGTGGCTGCTCTCGAAAAAACCGCAGCAAAACCCCGCTTTGTTTACGTTTCCTCGCTGGCCGCTGCCGGTCCTTCGCCAAATCCTGAGGGTCGCGCCCCGGAAGACCCGCCGGCCCCCATTTCCGCTTACGGGCGCTCCAAGCTTGCGGGGGAAAGGGCGGTGGCCGGGTATGGGGGGAGCTGGGTCATCCTGCGCCCTCCGGCCATTTACGGGCCCCGCGACCGCGATGTTTTGCAGTTTTTCAAGATGGCCAGCCAGGGTTGGCTCTTTTACCCGCGGGGGGAACGCTACATTACGGTGGCCTTTGTGGGGGACGTGGTCCTGGCGGTGCTGCGGGCGGCGGCAAGCTCACGTTCCGGCAGCATCTTCCACCTGGGTGAGCCCACACCGTACCCCATGGGGGTTTTGCTGCAAACCTTGGTGGAAGCGGGCAAGGTGCGGGCCAGGGTGGTGCCTCTTCCGGGCCTCATTTTCCGCGTGGCGGGTCTGGTGGGCGACGGGCTTCACCTATTAGGCTTTCGCGATGTACCCATGACGTCGGATAAAGCCAGCGAGCTGCTGGCCCGCCACTGGACGGCGCAGACCCGTTCTTCCCTTTCGGCCCTTGAGCTCCCGGAGCCGGTACCCTTCCGTCAAGGTGCCGTGCTGACCTGGGCCTGGTACCGGAGGGAAGGATGGTTACCGCATGGTAAGATTTGA
- a CDS encoding GNAT family N-acetyltransferase, with product MSVLPLRLEPVQSREQWRHFLDLPWRIYRGDPCWVPPLKKQVRGYLDLSHPFYAYGRAEREVFLAYRGSRPVGRIAAILNRAHNQFHGDRWGFFGFFECEDDPEAAGELLAAAARWLKEKGCEAMVGPVNPSTNYECGLLVEGFDTPPTVMMTYNPPYYASLLESWGLVKAKDLYAYWSPVHPGSLDRLRRFSERTQEREPSLTVRAVNLKDFANEVRIIQDIYNKAWEKNWGFVPTSDEEFAWLARELKPLVDPKLLYIAFYDGDPAGFLLALPDVNPALAELNGSMANPFRLLRAYWVGRKPVGLRLITMGVKQQYRLRGIEGVMFYHGLQAALDRGYRWCEYSWILEDNELAKRTVRLMDAKLTKVYRLYSKPLA from the coding sequence ATGAGCGTACTGCCCCTCCGCCTGGAGCCGGTCCAAAGCCGCGAGCAGTGGCGGCACTTCCTGGACCTGCCCTGGCGGATTTATCGTGGCGACCCTTGCTGGGTGCCACCGCTCAAAAAGCAAGTCAGGGGTTACCTGGACCTCAGCCACCCGTTTTACGCTTACGGACGGGCGGAACGCGAGGTCTTCCTGGCCTACCGCGGGAGCCGGCCGGTGGGGCGCATTGCCGCCATCCTCAACCGCGCCCACAACCAGTTCCACGGGGATCGCTGGGGCTTTTTTGGCTTTTTTGAGTGCGAGGACGACCCCGAAGCCGCCGGTGAGTTGCTGGCGGCAGCGGCCCGCTGGCTTAAGGAAAAGGGTTGCGAGGCCATGGTGGGGCCGGTCAACCCCTCCACCAACTACGAGTGTGGTTTGCTGGTGGAGGGCTTTGACACCCCGCCCACGGTGATGATGACCTACAACCCGCCGTACTACGCTTCGCTTTTGGAAAGCTGGGGGCTCGTCAAAGCCAAAGACCTTTACGCCTACTGGTCCCCGGTGCATCCCGGCTCGTTGGATCGGCTCCGCCGCTTTTCGGAGCGCACCCAGGAGCGGGAGCCCAGCCTCACCGTTCGTGCCGTCAACCTCAAGGACTTTGCCAACGAGGTGCGGATCATCCAGGACATTTACAACAAGGCCTGGGAAAAGAACTGGGGGTTTGTGCCTACCTCCGACGAGGAGTTCGCCTGGCTGGCCCGGGAGCTGAAGCCTTTAGTGGACCCCAAGCTGCTCTACATTGCCTTTTACGACGGGGACCCTGCGGGCTTTTTGCTTGCCCTCCCCGATGTCAACCCCGCCCTGGCCGAGCTCAACGGCAGCATGGCTAACCCCTTCCGGCTCTTGCGGGCCTACTGGGTGGGGCGCAAACCAGTGGGCTTGCGCCTCATCACCATGGGGGTCAAGCAGCAGTACCGCTTGCGGGGCATTGAGGGCGTGATGTTCTACCACGGGCTGCAAGCCGCTTTGGATCGCGGCTACCGCTGGTGCGAGTACTCCTGGATTCTGGAGGACAACGAGCTGGCCAAGCGCACGGTGCGGCTCATGGATGCCAAGCTCACCAAGGTGTACCGGCTTTACAGCAAGCCGCTGGCGTAA
- a CDS encoding DMT family transporter, whose product MTMPPRPRSPFGVADLVLATLIVIWGANYSVIKASFRFFSPLAFNAARFTLATLTVLVLVKLSGQSLRLPPQERKQAVIAGLLANTVYQLFFILGLARTTAGNAALIQATMPMQVAVLSHLLGRERLSLRAWFGVALATGGLAMLIVLRQGVSLDLRHLGGDGLMLAGAFTWACYTLYADPLLARVPAMKATAVGFLAGAPPLVLVALPELTSQPWQELPLPAWGALAFSGVLAIGLGYLGWNFALRQLGSTRTAVYSNATPVVAAVTAWLTLGERWSPGQLVGAVLVLTGVIITRTARR is encoded by the coding sequence ATGACCATGCCGCCCCGCCCGCGTTCCCCCTTTGGCGTGGCCGATCTGGTGCTGGCCACGCTTATCGTCATCTGGGGTGCCAACTACTCGGTCATCAAAGCCTCTTTTCGCTTCTTCTCCCCTCTGGCCTTTAACGCAGCCCGTTTCACCTTGGCTACCCTCACGGTGTTGGTGCTGGTCAAGCTTTCCGGGCAAAGCCTGCGGCTACCACCGCAAGAGCGCAAACAGGCCGTCATTGCCGGCCTTTTGGCCAATACCGTGTATCAGCTCTTCTTCATCCTGGGTTTGGCTCGCACCACCGCCGGCAACGCCGCCCTGATCCAGGCCACCATGCCCATGCAGGTAGCGGTCTTAAGCCACCTTTTGGGGCGGGAACGGCTTTCGCTGCGAGCCTGGTTCGGGGTGGCTCTAGCCACCGGCGGGCTCGCCATGCTCATCGTCCTCCGCCAGGGGGTGAGCCTGGACCTTCGCCACCTGGGAGGGGACGGGCTGATGTTGGCGGGGGCCTTTACCTGGGCGTGCTACACGCTTTACGCCGATCCCCTGCTGGCCCGCGTCCCCGCCATGAAAGCCACTGCCGTTGGGTTTCTCGCGGGGGCTCCACCGCTGGTGCTGGTGGCTCTCCCCGAGCTCACCTCCCAGCCGTGGCAGGAGCTCCCGCTTCCGGCCTGGGGAGCCCTGGCCTTTTCCGGAGTGCTTGCCATTGGGCTGGGCTACTTGGGATGGAACTTCGCCCTTCGCCAGCTGGGATCCACGCGCACCGCCGTGTACTCCAACGCCACCCCGGTGGTGGCCGCGGTTACTGCCTGGCTTACCCTGGGTGAGCGGTGGAGCCCGGGGCAGCTGGTGGGTGCGGTCCTGGTGCTCACCGGCGTCATCATCACCCGAACCGCGCGACGGTAG
- a CDS encoding aldehyde dehydrogenase family protein, protein MRKEGLLLAGTVTKGKTARKILSPFDGAVVAEVAQAEGEQLRLALEAAKDARTSIASLPPHRRAAILENAAARVQQEREFLAQLLVEEAGKPLALARIEADRCVETLLESARVARSAQARLLDLSGFPSGEGRWGLLRRVPVGVVVGITPFNFPLNLVAHKMAPAVAAGCPIILKPASQTPSPALHLGRILVEAGLPPEAISVLPCAGDAVQQLLEAPEVRLLTFTGSAAVGWNLKKQCWDKRVTLELGGNAAVIVEKDAGDPEVIAHRIALGAFAYAGQSCISVQRVLVAKELYQTMREALVAAAERFPTGNPTDSQVLCGPMISAYDAQRIVDWIESARTRGATLLTRFRREGSVVWPALLENVPHDHPLWCEEAFAPVAVLEPFEDFAEAIAKVNDSRFGLQCGVFTRDWGKIQQAWEGIEVGAVIANDIPSWRTDPMPYGGVKQSGFGREGPAWAFEEMTELRLLVLTKPPGA, encoded by the coding sequence ATGCGCAAAGAAGGTTTGCTCCTGGCCGGCACAGTGACGAAGGGCAAAACCGCAAGGAAAATCCTCTCCCCTTTCGATGGGGCCGTGGTGGCGGAGGTGGCGCAGGCCGAAGGCGAGCAGTTGCGCCTGGCGCTGGAGGCGGCCAAAGACGCCCGCACCTCCATCGCCAGCCTCCCCCCCCACCGGCGGGCGGCGATTCTGGAAAACGCCGCAGCGCGGGTGCAGCAAGAGCGGGAGTTTTTGGCCCAGCTTCTGGTGGAGGAAGCGGGAAAGCCGCTGGCGCTGGCCCGCATTGAAGCTGACCGCTGCGTGGAAACCCTGCTGGAGTCGGCGCGGGTGGCCCGCAGTGCGCAAGCCAGGCTCTTGGACCTTTCCGGGTTCCCCTCCGGGGAGGGCCGCTGGGGCTTGCTTCGCCGGGTGCCCGTTGGGGTGGTGGTGGGCATTACCCCGTTCAACTTTCCCCTGAACCTGGTGGCCCACAAGATGGCGCCGGCGGTGGCGGCGGGCTGCCCCATCATCCTCAAGCCAGCTTCGCAAACGCCCTCGCCGGCTTTGCACCTGGGCCGCATCTTGGTGGAGGCGGGGCTTCCGCCGGAGGCGATTTCCGTGCTTCCTTGTGCCGGGGACGCGGTTCAGCAGCTGCTGGAAGCGCCCGAGGTGCGACTTTTAACCTTCACCGGCTCGGCAGCGGTGGGATGGAACCTCAAGAAGCAGTGCTGGGACAAGCGGGTCACTCTGGAGCTGGGGGGCAATGCGGCGGTGATCGTGGAAAAGGACGCCGGTGATCCCGAGGTCATCGCCCACCGCATTGCCCTGGGGGCCTTTGCCTACGCCGGGCAGTCCTGCATTTCCGTGCAGCGGGTGCTGGTGGCCAAAGAGCTTTACCAAACCATGCGAGAGGCCCTGGTGGCCGCCGCCGAACGCTTTCCCACCGGCAACCCCACCGACAGCCAGGTCCTCTGCGGACCCATGATTTCCGCTTACGATGCCCAACGCATCGTGGACTGGATTGAAAGCGCCCGCACCCGTGGCGCCACGCTTTTAACCCGCTTTCGACGGGAAGGCTCGGTGGTTTGGCCCGCGCTTCTGGAAAACGTGCCCCACGACCACCCCCTTTGGTGCGAGGAAGCGTTCGCGCCGGTGGCGGTCCTGGAGCCTTTTGAGGACTTTGCGGAAGCCATTGCCAAGGTAAACGACTCGCGCTTTGGCTTACAGTGCGGGGTGTTCACCCGCGATTGGGGCAAGATCCAGCAAGCTTGGGAGGGCATCGAGGTGGGGGCGGTCATTGCCAACGACATCCCCTCCTGGCGTACCGACCCCATGCCCTACGGCGGCGTGAAGCAATCGGGGTTTGGGCGGGAGGGCCCGGCTTGGGCCTTTGAAGAAATGACTGAGCTTCGGCTTCTGGTGCTTACCAAGCCCCCGGGTGCGTAG
- the gcvT gene encoding glycine cleavage system aminomethyltransferase GcvT, which produces MTPTPAKKTPLYPVHLEAGAKMVEFAGWEMPVQYKGVLEEHRAVRTRVGLFDVSHMGELEVVGKRALDFVQYVTCNDASRLTPGRAQYSGLMTPRGTFVDDLLVHMLSPERFLLVVNAANKDKDYAYLCAQAPAFDDVDVFDRSAHYAQLAIQGPLAEKVLQKLTAENLSEIKYYRFVQGEVAGVPAIIARTGYTGEDGFEVYIAPDAAGKLWRSIMEAGAEFEIQPCGLGARDTLRFEACMPLYGNDIDDSTTPFEAGLDWIVKFEKGPFLGRDALLHQRAAGIKRKLVGFEMVGKGIPRHGYPIFDATREVGFVTSGTMSPTLGKPLGLGYVPVELSAEGSEIFVDIRGQKVPARVIPTPFYRRAK; this is translated from the coding sequence ACCCCGTGCACCTCGAGGCTGGCGCCAAGATGGTGGAGTTCGCCGGTTGGGAAATGCCGGTGCAGTACAAGGGGGTTTTGGAGGAGCACCGGGCGGTGCGCACCCGCGTGGGCCTTTTTGACGTTTCCCACATGGGAGAGCTGGAGGTCGTGGGGAAAAGGGCGCTGGATTTCGTGCAGTACGTCACCTGCAACGATGCGTCTCGCCTGACCCCGGGTCGCGCTCAGTACTCGGGGCTCATGACCCCTCGCGGCACCTTCGTGGACGATCTTTTGGTACACATGCTTTCGCCGGAGCGCTTCCTCTTGGTGGTAAACGCCGCCAACAAAGATAAGGACTACGCCTACCTCTGCGCCCAGGCCCCCGCTTTTGACGACGTGGACGTTTTCGACCGCTCAGCCCATTACGCGCAGCTGGCCATCCAGGGTCCGCTGGCGGAAAAGGTGCTGCAAAAGCTCACCGCTGAAAACCTTTCGGAGATCAAGTACTACCGGTTTGTGCAAGGAGAGGTGGCGGGAGTGCCGGCCATTATTGCCCGCACCGGCTACACCGGGGAAGACGGCTTCGAGGTGTACATCGCCCCGGATGCCGCGGGGAAGCTGTGGCGGTCCATTATGGAGGCAGGCGCCGAGTTTGAAATTCAGCCCTGCGGTCTGGGAGCCCGGGACACCCTGCGGTTTGAAGCGTGCATGCCGCTTTACGGCAACGACATTGACGACAGCACCACGCCCTTCGAGGCCGGTCTGGATTGGATTGTGAAGTTCGAAAAGGGACCCTTCCTGGGTCGCGATGCCCTGCTCCACCAGAGGGCTGCCGGCATCAAGCGCAAGCTGGTGGGGTTCGAAATGGTGGGGAAGGGGATCCCGCGCCACGGCTACCCCATCTTTGACGCCACCAGGGAGGTGGGGTTTGTGACCTCGGGGACCATGTCGCCCACCCTGGGCAAACCCTTAGGGTTGGGGTATGTCCCGGTGGAGCTTTCGGCGGAGGGCAGCGAAATTTTTGTGGACATCCGCGGCCAGAAGGTCCCGGCGCGGGTGATACCAACGCCGTTTTACCGGCGGGCGAAGTAA